CCGTCTTTACCAATCAAATTTTCGGGATTCTTATAATCTTTGAGAAGTTCTTTAATTAAAGCGGGATCAATCGAATTCATGTTAATTCTCCTGTGTAAATGCTTCTCTTTTTAATTTCGAAGCATAATCAATTATTTACATTTACACAAAATTCCTTACAGGCTTCTATCCCGCCAGCCAGGGTTTGAGAATATCCATTATGTCGAATAGGTCATCGGTGATAATGTATTCGGATGCCTTTCCTCTCAAAGCGTTGGAATAATTGATGGCAATTGACCTTCTGCACTTTCTAAAGATGGCGATGTCTGATTCGCTATCGCCAACCGCCACACAATGCTCCAAATCAATGCCGGACTTTGTACAATAATCTATCAGGCATTTTAGTTTCCCGTCTTTGTTCAGGTGAGTCTTAATCCTTCCAGTAAATTTGCGATTTTTAACCTCATATTCACTGCCATAAACACTGTCGAAGCCAAATTTTATCCCGAGGATGTCGGCAACTTGAATTGGTCCGGAGGTTATTAGTACTGATCCTATTCGTCTCTCCCTTAATAATAATAATACCTTGTCTATATTCTGGATAAGCCGAATACTCTTTGCGAGATTGTCTTTAACTTCCTTAAGGGCAAGTCCCTTGATCAGTTTTACTTTGAAATAATCTGCCTCGATCCACGAAATGCTCCCATCGTTCTCACGGCTTTGTATTTTCTCAAGCGCTTTCAAATTGTTATTAAGCATACAAAGATATCTTACGGAATCGGTGTTCCTGATTAAGGTACCATCCATGTCGAAACTAACGGTCTTAATCTTCATTTACAGCAATCCTTTATAGCGACAATTTTCCATTCGGAAGAGTATTACACATCAATTCTTGAATGTAGTGTAATCTGCCGCATTGCTATTGGCAAGAGGAATCAATGAAAAACAGTATTGCCAAAGAGGATCATTTCTGCACTCCTTTTGCAGATGTCAAAAGTCGGGATTTTTGACCTAACGGGATATTTATCAATTGACAATTCAGTAGTTTCATCATAAACTTCAAAGAACTCAGGAGAGGTCTCATGAATCTATCCGCTGTGAAAACGGTATCAATATTTGCATTGGCGATCATATTAATATCGGGTTGCTCGGGTAGTAAAAGATTAGAGGTAAAACGTCAGATCACAGGATTGGAGACCAACTGTTATCTGATATATGATATTCAGAGCCGGGAAGCCGCTCTTATCGACGTTGGTGGTCCGATAGATTCATTACTGACAATTATTCACGAACAAGACCTAAAACTAAAGTACTTTCTTTTTACCCACGGGCATGCCGATCACACTATAGGATTACCGGCTATCAGAAATAAATTTCCGGCAGCTTTGGTCTGTATGCATAGAAAAGATTATAAAAATACGTTTGTCTGGACAGAATGGGCATATGAATACTTCGAGCAGGAAACTATAGAAGAATGGGCCAAGGATCCTGAAATGAAAAAAATTATAGAATTTGATCCTGATTCGTTCGGAGAACCGGAAATTTTCGTTACAAATAATCAAGAGTTTGAACTGGGCAATTTTAGAATTAGGGCAATCCATTCACCGGGCCATTCTGTCGGAAGTATTTGCTATCATATTAATAACTCTCTTTTTTCAGGTGATGTATTGTTTCGAGGAAAAGTAGGTAACACATATCTTTTGGGTGGCTCTCCTGAGGAGATAGTCCGTTCGGTTAGACGTTTATATACGATGTTTCCGGATGAGACCATTGTCTACCCGGGGCATAATGAATTCACCACTATCGGCGCAGAAAAGACCGAAAACGACGAAGTAACAATTGATTCTGTAAGTCTGGAAAACTGATATGCCTGCCTAAGGCAGCGGAAAAATAAATCAAATGGTTCGAGAATCGTTCAGTACGGGGTATTGAGATAATCGGACAGGCATCGGGGCAGCGAAATCAGGTTTAGAGCTAAAGGTTACGGTAACGGGAACCGGTTTCACTCATTCGCGGTGAGGAATAGGAATCGGATGGGCCACCGGTCAAATATTCTAAGTATTATGAAAGGAGCCAGTATGTCATATTGGCGTATGCAACTGCATCCAGCTGAACCATCCAAGGCCACATATTTCGCCGCCGAAAGTCTTGCCGCCGGATTTATCGGTCTTGATTTTGCAAAATCGGTAGGAGACCTGACTGATATTAAGAAAGACGACTTGGAGAAAGGAAAACAGGACTACTTGGCTTTCCAGAGTGAAATGTTGCCCGATGATCAGGTGCTTATTATTGTCCACCACTATCCTTTTGCGCTTGTTAAGGTAAAAGGGGCTTATAACTATATTCGTACACCTGATCGCAGAATCGGAGTATGGTTTCGGCATTTTCGAGAAATTACTGATGTGCGTTATTATGCGGATTATGTCAATAATCCCAAAGATTGGGAGAAGCTAATTATGACCGACGCTATTTCCGTTCTTAAAAACGCAAAATCAAAATCGTATCAGTTGATCAAAAGATGGTTGACTGCTTAAGCCGAGTAGTTCGAAACCCCTGTGGTTTCGATATTGAGTTATCAGCTTTTGTGAGCGAATGTCGAAGTCAGGACTTTCGACCTGCTCAAAACTTGCTTATGGACGTGTAAACCTAAATTGTATGGTTCGAAAATCGTTCAATACGGGGTATGAGGTTGGGAGGGCAAGCATCCAAGTACTGACTTCGAATATGGAAAAATACTTGTTGCACTTTTTATTGATATGATAATTAATGTAGAAAAGAAAAATAAGAAAATGCAATGCAATGCAATCGCAATTAGCACCAAGAGCCAATGCAAGAATAAGGCCCTTTGGGGTACAAAGTATTGTTGGGTACATTACCCTAAGAGCCAAATAATCGTTGCCACACTATTTACATTAATTGTTTCAATACTTTTTTCTGAACCCATAAATTATGTTTTGTCAAAATACACTTTCCTAAATTATCTAGATAATACGTCACCTATCATTACAGGCATATTCCCTGATGTGTCAATTGAGAAGAAAGTAAATAAAACTACAGAATCGTTCATTGTTTATTACTCCGAAGATGGAGCAGGTTTGGATTTAGATAAATGTAAAATAGATTTAAGGCTAAGGAATGGGAATTCATTCGAATCAATTTATGGAAAACTGATTCAATACCCGGAATCCTTGAGTTTCAAATTGGATGAAGAATTAGCGTATGGTGACTATTTAATGGGTCTTCTTATTGCCGATAAGGCAGGCAATTATATTAAAGATAATTATGAATTCTCTGTAATAGAACAAGTTGATTTAGACGTTTCTATAAACTACAGTCATATTACCGCACTGGATATTGCGCGTAAGTTCCCGAATTTCTTCAAAACAAAAATAAATAATGAGTTCGCAGATAGTCTTGGATTTCTATTATATACAATAGAGTTAACCAATCATGCAGACAATCTATGGATAAAGGATTTAAGCCTTACTGTATGGTTGACCGGATTAATTTTGGATTGGATAGAAGTAGGACATGATAAAGCTGAAGATATTGAAAGTTATATTAAGGCGGAATCTATGAATAAACTTATACCTAAAGGGCATTTGCTTTTGGGTGAAAGGAGCTTGAAGATTGATGAAATTGCACCTCACGGTTGGATAAAATTTATAGCTTTGATCGGTCTTCATAAAATTAGCCATCGCGGATTATTTAACGATGGATATCTCACTCTGCCCAATACGCAATTAGAAAATGCAAGTATGTATGGAACATATATTTCTAGATGGAATGGCAAAGAGGTAAGGAAAAATGTATATTTCACACCGTCTGCAGATTTTGTGGAATAGGCAAGAGTCAAATTTGTAAATCAATAAATTATTCTTAAACAAAAAAAAGGACTGACCATCACAGTCAGTCCCTTATAATTATAGTTCAAGCTGCTTTTGGTAAGCAGGCGTTGTAATCAAAGATTACCAGCGTCCGCCGCCACCGCCACCGCGTTGACCACCACGACCGCCGCCGCCACGACCACCGCCGCCGCGACCACCGCCGCCATAACCACCACCGCGACCACCGCCGCCCCGATTATCGGTGCGAGGGCGAGCTTCGTTGACATTCAGATTGCGTCCTTTGCATTCGGTTTCATGCAACGCCGCTATGGCTTCTTTGGCTTTGTCATCATCATCCATTTCAACAAATCCGAAACCTTTGGATTCACCGCTGTACTTGTCTTTGATGATGTTGATACTTGAAATTTCGCCGTGCTCCGCAAATATTTCGCGAAGGTCGTCCTCTGTCGTTTGATACGACAGGTTTCCTACGTAGATTTTCATTCTACTCTCCGTATTACGTTTATCACATGTCGGAGCGGTTCCTGATCCAGAATTCCTCGACCCTTGATAAACCCATTATTGCGCATTATTGCGCCGCGTCCTTATCTAAGATTCTTGGAAGAATTGATCAGGAAAACCAATCTTAAAGAAAACCATAGTCCAGGACATTTCTAATTCACATATCTATAATACGGCAAAAAACCCCAAAGTCAACACCCTTTTTACAAATTATTTTGTTGGAGAGGCTCAAATTTAAGTATAAAATACAGGTAGTATTCCGGGAGGATAATATGAAAAATGAGTATATTTTTACCGCGCTGTTAATAATCTGCGCCGCGGGTCTGGCTTTTCCTCAGTCAAATCCGGTCGGACAAAGTAATTTTTTAGTCGGCGGGAAATTGTATTTTCAAAGCCAGACCGGGGAAGCTTATGAGGATGAGGAGGGAGAATCAACAACGACGATTAGCATAAATCCGGATTTGGGGATATTTTTTGCCGACGGATTTTATCTCGGAGCCGCCGCGGAAATGCAATCGATCGATATCGGAAAGAAAAGGCGATTGGAATATTCTATCGGGCCCAGGATTGGCTATTTTTATAACAGTGACAAATATCGGGAAGACAATCAGGGCGCTCTATTCCCGTACGCGACGATATATTTTACCTATGGCGAATTTCAGGATCATGATGAATTTGAATTCAACTACGTCAAGACATCGATCGGGATAAATCTGGGAGTGGTCAAGATGATCTCGCCCGCTCTGGGGCTCGATATCGGGCTAAAAATCTCACACGATACATTTGAAGTTAAAGGAGAGAATCTGGCTGGTATGGACGGAGTTACCGTTCGCCTCGGAGTCGGTTTGGTTGGATTTTTTGGAAAACGATTTAATTTGTGATTGCATTTATAGAACTGAGATATATTTATATTCATCATGCCCCGTACCAACACAAAATATTTATCGATATCAATTAGGCAGGCGCGAAGATTGGCGTTAAACGCTCAACTGCTTGATGGCAAAACGAAATTCCCCGCTGGTAAAGAAGGGATTGCCCGAGTAATTGAGAAAATCGGTTATGTTCAGATTGATACGATCTCTGTCGTCGAACGGGCTCATCATCATACCCTTTGGACGAGACGCGGGGATTATAATGGACAGATGCTGCATGAACTTCAGGCCAAAGATCGGTGGATTTTTGAGTACTGGGGTCATGCTATGTCGTATCTGCCGATGTCTGATTATCGGTATTACCTGCCCCGGATGAAAAAATTTTGTGATCCTTACAGCAAATGGGAAAAGATGAGATATCAGAAATACGGTCATTTGATGAAGCCGGTTTTGGAACGGATTAATAAAGAAGGGCCATTGGGCTCCAAAGATTTCGCGCAGGCGGCTGATAAGAAGAGAGGGACATGGTGGGATTGGCGGCCGGCTAAAGTGGCTCTCGAGATGCTATTCTGGCGTGGGGAATTGATGATAACCGAGCGGCGTAATTTTCATCGAGTATATGATTTGACCGAGCGCGTTTTGCCCGATACGGTTGATACGTCTTTTCCCAATGATGATGAAGTCGGGCGGTTTTTTGTAAGGCGCGCTCTGCAATCTTACGGCATTGCCACCGATAAAGAAATTCGCGAGCATATTCATTCGGTTGATAAAGAGACGATTGAAAATTCACTGAAGGCAATGATTGATTCCAAAGAAGTGGTTCAGATTTCAATTGGTAAGAGTAATAAAAAATATTACGCTCTGCCGGAATCGCTCGAAAAATTAAATTATCTTAAACGCACTTCCAAAAAGATCCATATTCTCTCGCCATTTGATAATTTGATAATTCAGCGCGAACGAACCAAAGGTCTTTTTGAATTTGATTATACATTAGAATGTTATGTCCCGGCGGCGAAAAGAAAATACGGTTATTTCGTTTTACCGATTTTATGGAGTGATAGATTTGTCGGCCGCATTGACGCCAAAGCGGAGAGAAAGAAAAAAGTTTTACTGATTCGCAAATTGTATTTTGAAGATAGTTTTGATGAATATGATAAGTTGCTTCCGGCCCTGGTCAAAAAACTGAATGATTTCGCACGGTTTAACGGATGTGATGAAATTGAGATTGAAAAGATTATACCAACGATTATTAAATCTGCCATAAAGAACGCTCTGAAATAGTTATATTCCTCTTTAATATTTTTGCCGGTTTTTTACGGCGGGATGGGATTTGTGTTTGGATCGTTAGGCGCCTGGTTATATAATGTGGTCTCCGGATGGATCGGAGGAATTGAACTCACTTTCGAAACAGAGCCAAAGTAAATTGAATCTGGCTTAGCTCCATAGCGTAAATTACGATTTAACGAGGAGAGTAAATGAAAAAGAAAAACGCAGACTGGTGGGAAGAGTTTTTTGATGATTTCAGGCCGGTATTTGATTCTGTACCGGTCAAAGCTACCAATGCGGTTGTTCGGTTCGCAATTAAAAAGCTAAATCTGAAATCCGGTAATCATGTTCTCGACTGTCCCTGCGGGATCGGCCGGGCTACAATTACATTGGCTCGCAAAGGCATGAAAATAACCGGCGTTGATTTTTATCAAGGGTATTTGGATGAGCTAGACAAAAAGGCTGCCGCAAAAAAACTTCGCATCAAGACCGAATGTTGC
This window of the Candidatus Zixiibacteriota bacterium genome carries:
- a CDS encoding crosslink repair DNA glycosylase YcaQ family protein; the encoded protein is MALNAQLLDGKTKFPAGKEGIARVIEKIGYVQIDTISVVERAHHHTLWTRRGDYNGQMLHELQAKDRWIFEYWGHAMSYLPMSDYRYYLPRMKKFCDPYSKWEKMRYQKYGHLMKPVLERINKEGPLGSKDFAQAADKKRGTWWDWRPAKVALEMLFWRGELMITERRNFHRVYDLTERVLPDTVDTSFPNDDEVGRFFVRRALQSYGIATDKEIREHIHSVDKETIENSLKAMIDSKEVVQISIGKSNKKYYALPESLEKLNYLKRTSKKIHILSPFDNLIIQRERTKGLFEFDYTLECYVPAAKRKYGYFVLPILWSDRFVGRIDAKAERKKKVLLIRKLYFEDSFDEYDKLLPALVKKLNDFARFNGCDEIEIEKIIPTIIKSAIKNALK
- a CDS encoding MBL fold metallo-hydrolase translates to MNLSAVKTVSIFALAIILISGCSGSKRLEVKRQITGLETNCYLIYDIQSREAALIDVGGPIDSLLTIIHEQDLKLKYFLFTHGHADHTIGLPAIRNKFPAALVCMHRKDYKNTFVWTEWAYEYFEQETIEEWAKDPEMKKIIEFDPDSFGEPEIFVTNNQEFELGNFRIRAIHSPGHSVGSICYHINNSLFSGDVLFRGKVGNTYLLGGSPEEIVRSVRRLYTMFPDETIVYPGHNEFTTIGAEKTENDEVTIDSVSLEN
- a CDS encoding HAD-IB family phosphatase; this translates as MKIKTVSFDMDGTLIRNTDSVRYLCMLNNNLKALEKIQSRENDGSISWIEADYFKVKLIKGLALKEVKDNLAKSIRLIQNIDKVLLLLRERRIGSVLITSGPIQVADILGIKFGFDSVYGSEYEVKNRKFTGRIKTHLNKDGKLKCLIDYCTKSGIDLEHCVAVGDSESDIAIFRKCRRSIAINYSNALRGKASEYIITDDLFDIMDILKPWLAG
- a CDS encoding RNA-binding protein produces the protein MKIYVGNLSYQTTEDDLREIFAEHGEISSINIIKDKYSGESKGFGFVEMDDDDKAKEAIAALHETECKGRNLNVNEARPRTDNRGGGGRGGGYGGGGRGGGGRGGGGRGGQRGGGGGGRW